A single region of the Saprospiraceae bacterium genome encodes:
- a CDS encoding DUF5691 domain-containing protein: MIWSALSRLALIGTDQTNIPEKVLDILAARGIETQNTPDQILLDGVAVFNQMRKAGFVLEDFKGAIPSKAGTTAPTSICSPRSIRHLRKILSGVHQAALADFLDLMVQNKKQLPPEFLPEIFNLCLTEASLWSLIAPRLDERALWLLPQNPDWISLLAPVHDYNWDTAKPSEKKAIFYHLHQVKPIEANTFLQHDWLHLDYKEKLDFLALLAHSVVASDETFLEWAREDKRKEVRYQAAVMLSRLPDSVLSKHLFKLAQQYFIPDPKRLLRIQLPEAVPTETTQDGIDLSKAEKHFKSGLKAAWLAALVSRIPPSKWEGLLETTPRNIIAAFQESHLSDVLAIALVDAIRLHQDSIWAENLIRYETGSGLPNQWTSNQLKELIELLGPTTFNDIIHSHLQYNGPMLEEETHLITRMLISASFPWDERLSKLIISGFQQWMTETQVFYWNLLHYHKLLEAAAYCIPPHLVDAFSRDWPYHSPIWPRWEAAIQRFLQTLSFRKEMEEELRKSVITGKNL; this comes from the coding sequence ATGATTTGGTCTGCGCTTTCCCGCCTCGCCCTGATTGGTACCGATCAAACCAATATTCCTGAAAAAGTATTAGACATACTGGCTGCTCGGGGCATTGAAACCCAGAACACGCCTGATCAAATCTTGCTTGATGGAGTTGCTGTTTTCAACCAAATGAGGAAAGCAGGCTTCGTTTTAGAAGATTTTAAGGGGGCTATACCGTCTAAAGCGGGAACGACCGCGCCCACCTCAATTTGCAGTCCACGTTCTATCAGGCACCTTAGAAAAATACTAAGTGGTGTTCACCAAGCGGCTTTAGCTGATTTTTTGGATTTGATGGTACAAAATAAAAAGCAACTCCCGCCAGAATTCCTGCCTGAGATTTTCAACCTTTGCTTAACCGAAGCCTCACTTTGGTCGCTGATCGCCCCTCGACTGGATGAGCGAGCCCTTTGGCTCCTACCGCAAAACCCTGATTGGATAAGTTTGCTCGCGCCGGTACATGACTACAATTGGGATACCGCTAAACCAAGTGAGAAAAAAGCAATATTTTATCATCTCCATCAGGTTAAACCCATCGAAGCCAATACCTTTTTACAACATGATTGGCTGCATTTAGACTATAAAGAAAAACTGGATTTCTTGGCTTTACTAGCCCACAGTGTGGTTGCATCTGATGAAACTTTTTTGGAATGGGCAAGGGAAGATAAGCGGAAGGAAGTCCGCTATCAAGCAGCCGTCATGCTCAGCCGTTTGCCCGATTCTGTGCTATCTAAACACCTCTTTAAACTGGCCCAACAGTACTTTATACCAGATCCTAAACGACTGTTGCGCATTCAACTACCGGAGGCGGTTCCTACTGAAACGACACAGGATGGGATTGATTTATCCAAGGCAGAAAAACATTTTAAAAGTGGCCTGAAAGCAGCCTGGCTAGCCGCCCTAGTCAGTAGAATCCCACCATCAAAATGGGAAGGCCTGTTGGAGACTACACCTAGAAATATCATCGCTGCCTTTCAGGAGAGCCACCTCAGCGATGTTTTGGCTATTGCCCTGGTTGATGCGATACGCTTACACCAGGATTCCATTTGGGCAGAAAACCTCATCCGCTACGAAACAGGTAGCGGCTTACCGAACCAATGGACCAGCAACCAACTCAAGGAATTGATCGAACTTTTGGGCCCCACTACCTTCAATGATATTATACACTCCCATCTACAGTACAATGGCCCTATGTTGGAAGAGGAAACCCATCTGATTACTCGGATGCTCATTTCCGCCTCCTTCCCCTGGGATGAACGACTCTCAAAGCTAATCATCTCCGGGTTCCAGCAATGGATGACCGAAACCCAGGTTTTTTACTGGAACCTCTTACATTATCATAAGTTATTAGAAGCCGCGGCCTATTGTATTCCCCCTCATTTAGTAGATGCCTTCAGCCGCGATTGGCCTTACCACTCACCCATTTGGCCTCGTTGGGAAGCAGCCATACAACGATTTTTGCAGACGCTCAGCTTTCGGAAAGAGATGGAGGAGGAGCTAAGGAAGAGCGTTATAACAGGGAAAAATTTATAA
- a CDS encoding aminopeptidase P N-terminal domain-containing protein — protein MRYKPLSNELFKINRKRFTRKMMPDSIAIFHSNDLMPRSGDTFFPFKQSAGLFYLSGLDQAETVIVLFPDCIKEGFQEVAFIKRTNEYIATWEGQKYSKEEARKISGIDRIFWVDELETILHELILLAKRIYVNLNEHDRFHSPIIGADQRFTQKLMEQYPAHKYHRSQPILKKLMMVKSPLEVDAIQEAIQITGQAFRRVLEFVKPGVKEYEIEAEIIREFIRNGATGHAYDPIIAAGENSCVLHYIDNNKVCQNGDLVLLDFGAEYANYAADLTRVIPVNGQFSPRQRETYEAVLNVLKVAKQLLVPGTTIEEYHKEVGRLVESELIGLKLLDKREVARQSSDQPLYKQYFMHGTSHHLGLNVHDLSNRYDPIQAGMVFTCEPGIYIKEEGIGIRLENDILVTDDGPIDLMKHVPIEADEIEELMNAGVLN, from the coding sequence ATGAGATACAAGCCACTTAGCAACGAACTGTTTAAGATCAACCGCAAGCGTTTCACGCGCAAAATGATGCCTGATTCTATTGCTATATTTCATTCTAATGACCTGATGCCCAGGTCTGGTGACACTTTTTTCCCCTTTAAGCAAAGTGCAGGTTTATTTTATCTAAGTGGCTTAGATCAAGCAGAGACGGTGATCGTTCTCTTTCCCGACTGTATCAAGGAGGGCTTTCAGGAAGTAGCCTTTATCAAAAGAACCAATGAATACATTGCTACCTGGGAGGGTCAAAAATACAGCAAGGAAGAAGCGCGTAAAATTTCCGGAATCGATCGCATTTTTTGGGTAGATGAACTTGAAACCATTTTACATGAACTTATCCTTTTAGCTAAACGAATTTATGTTAACCTGAATGAACATGATCGCTTTCATTCGCCTATTATAGGGGCAGACCAGCGTTTCACCCAAAAGCTTATGGAGCAATACCCTGCACATAAGTATCACCGCTCACAGCCAATTTTGAAAAAACTGATGATGGTCAAATCGCCCCTAGAGGTAGATGCGATCCAGGAAGCTATTCAAATTACTGGCCAGGCTTTCCGGAGAGTATTAGAATTTGTAAAACCAGGCGTGAAGGAATATGAAATCGAGGCTGAAATAATTCGTGAATTTATTCGAAATGGTGCCACAGGGCATGCCTATGATCCGATTATTGCGGCAGGCGAAAACAGCTGCGTCTTGCACTATATAGATAATAATAAAGTGTGTCAAAATGGTGATCTAGTACTCTTGGATTTTGGCGCAGAATATGCCAATTATGCAGCTGACCTCACCCGGGTTATTCCGGTTAATGGCCAGTTCTCTCCTCGCCAGCGGGAGACCTATGAAGCAGTTCTTAACGTCTTGAAAGTAGCAAAGCAATTATTGGTGCCAGGAACCACCATAGAAGAATACCACAAAGAAGTAGGCAGATTGGTTGAAAGTGAGTTAATCGGACTGAAATTGTTAGACAAAAGGGAGGTGGCTCGTCAATCTTCAGATCAGCCGCTATACAAACAATATTTTATGCATGGGACTTCCCATCATCTCGGTCTCAATGTACATGACCTTTCAAATCGTTATGACCCTATCCAAGCAGGAATGGTATTCACCTGTGAGCCAGGCATTTACATCAAAGAAGAAGGCATTGGCATCCGATTAGAAAACGATATCCTGGTCACAGATGATGGACCTATTGATTTAATGAAACATGTACCCATCGAGGCCGATGAAATTGAAGAATTGATGAATGCAGGCGTTCTTAATTAG
- a CDS encoding YkvA family protein translates to MKKIVQKYRTRFSEVKLWHKLTSYARQAGIKTVYTALLMFFAYRRKDTPKWAKNIIIGLLGYFLAPIDIVPDLSPFVGYTDDLSLLSVGLVTVAGYINKEVKEQAREKLKSWFGEYDPEELAEIDNRL, encoded by the coding sequence ATGAAAAAAATCGTTCAAAAATATAGGACCCGCTTTTCTGAAGTCAAGCTATGGCATAAATTGACAAGCTATGCCCGACAGGCAGGTATTAAAACCGTTTACACTGCTTTGCTTATGTTTTTTGCCTATCGGCGAAAAGATACACCAAAGTGGGCAAAAAACATTATCATTGGGCTTTTAGGTTATTTTCTAGCCCCTATTGATATTGTACCAGATCTTAGCCCCTTCGTAGGCTATACAGATGATTTAAGTTTATTGAGTGTGGGACTGGTAACCGTAGCAGGTTACATCAACAAAGAAGTCAAAGAGCAAGCCCGTGAAAAACTCAAATCCTGGTTTGGTGAATACGACCCCGAAGAACTAGCTGAAATTGATAACAGATTGTAA